AAAAGCAAAAAAAAGTACAAGTTCAGGTTAGAGTAGCTGTAGAAGCTGGAAATATAGGGGTAAGTATTGATGAACTACCTAATCTGCTTTTGCAAATAAAAGGCATGGAGTGGTTGGAGTTGAAAGGATTTTTCACCCACCTGTATGCTGCTTATTCTAAAAATGATGTAATGGTAGCAAAACAGCTTTCTGTTTTTAAAAAAGCTGTTAAAATGGCAAATGACTATAATATAACTTTTCCTTTAACTCATGCAGCAAGTAGTCCTGCTATATTAAAATACCCGGATTCTTATTTTAATACTGTAAGACCAGGAACTATAATGTATGGCCTTCCTTCTTTTGAAGACCAAGAAGATACTGGTCTTAGACCGGTAATGCAGCTAAAATCTAAAATAACAAATATAATAACTTTGCCTGCAGGTGGCGTAATAGCAGGGTATGTGAAACAGCCTTATTGTAGTTCTACAATGCGACTTGCAACAGTTCCTTTAGGATATAGAGATGCGCCTTTTTTGTTAAATATGCAGGGAGGAGAAGTTTTAGTAAAGGGAGAAAGAACTAAAATTGTAGGATCACCTTTTATGACACATCTGTTAGTAGATGTGACTAGGATTTGTGAAGCGAACCTCGGAGATGAAGTAGTTTTTTTTGGGGAACAAGTAGAAGATACTATCAAAGCGGAGGATATAGCAAATAAAGCTGGCATAGGAGCCACCCACTGCGAATCTATATGTTTCCTAAGCAGCCGTATACCTCGTAGCTTTATTTTGTGACAAATTAAACTTCGGTACATGTGTCTGGAGTTTGGGTCATATCCATATTTCCCATTTATTTAACTAATATATCATTTGCTCCTTTTACAGATAACCTGCTCCAAAAAAATGTTTTCTCTATATCAATAACTATTTCTTTATTCCTTGAGTCTTGTAGAATTTTATTATCGACATGGACTTTTATACCTTCACAGTCTATAGCTTTGTAATGGTTAATGCCATCATTTTTTGGAAGGCCTATTTTTACATCGGGGACCAGTACCTGGCCAGCTGAACAACCACCTCATCCCCCGGTAGATACCACTGGCATAAGATATATCGTAACTGCCTCTCCTTTGTTTTCTATGTAATTTTTTGCTTTTTCTTCTATATGAATCATTTTATCACCATCACTTTGATTTTTTTCTTATTATTTATCTTGTTAAATAGCTATTATATAAAATTTGCGACTATTATAACATACCTCGGCGGGGTATAAAAACATATAGTTTAAATATAAAATTTTGTATTTTAGAAGGAAAGTAATGCTGAATTATATAATATAAAGAGTTAGCATTTTATAGCCTAAAAATTTAAAAAGGGATGAGATTATGAAAAAAAGAGTTTTAATCATGGGTGCTGCAGGAAGAGATTTTCACAATTTTAATGTTTATTTCAGGGACAATGAAGAATATGAAGTTGTAGCAATGACAGCTACTCAAATTCCAAATATTGATGGTAGAAAATATCCTCCAGAACTTTCAGGTAAGTTATATCCTGATGGAATTGAAATTTTTGCTGAAGAGGAATTAACAGAGATTATCTCAGAGAAAAAGGTAGACGAAGTGGTATTTGCCTACAGTGATGTGCCTTATGAACATGTGATGAATAAAGCCGCTGAGGTAAACGCAGCAGGGGCAGATTTTAAACTAATGGGACCAAAGACTACTATGTTAAAATCGAATAAACCGGTTATTTCAATTTGTGCTGCAAGGACAGGAATAGGAAAAAGTCAGACAACCAGAAGAGTATGTGATATTTTAAGAAACAAAGGGAAAAAGGTAGCTGTAATAAGACATCCAATGCCATATGGTGACTTAGTTAAGCAAGCATGTCAGCGGTTTTCGGATTATAATTCTTTAGATGAGCATGAGTGCACAATTGAAGAAAGAGAAGAGTATGAACCTCATATTGATAAAGGTATTATTGTTTATGCAGGTGTGGATTATCAAAAAATACTTAAAGAGGCAGAAAAAGAAGCTGACATTATCATCTGGGATGGTGGAAATAATGACATGCCGTTTTATCAGCCAGATTTACATATAGTTCTTGTTGATCCCCATAGGCCTGGCCATGAACTTAAATATTATCCTGGAGAGGCTAACCTAAGAATGGCAGATGTAGCTTTGGTTAACAAAATTGATACAGCTACTAATGAAGGCATAAATAAAGTTAGAGAAAATATAGAAAAAATCAACCCAGAGGCTACAGTTGTAGAAGGAGCCTCACCTATATTTGTTGATGATATAGACATGATCAAAAACAAAAAAGTTTTAGTGGTAGAGGATGGCCCAACTTTAACTCACGGGGAAATGGAATATGGAGCTGGAACTATAGCTGCTAAAAAGTTTAGTGCTAAAGAAATTGTCAATCCTAGAGATTATGCTACAGGAAGTATTAAGGACACTTTTGAAGAGTATACGCATATTGGAAACTTGCTTCCCGCTATGGGGTATGGACAAGAACAGATGAAAGATCTAGAAGATACAATAAATAAAGTTGATTGTGATACAGTTGTGATAGGAACTCCTATTGATCTTAGAAGAGTAGCAGATATCAAAAAGCCTGCAGTTAGAATCAGGTATGAATTACAGGAAATAGGTGTACCTACGCTAGATGATATATTGAAGGATTTTTAACATTTTAATATCCTTTATAGTTTAATATGCTAGAAGGTTTAATATTTACCGCCTCCAATTAATTTTAGATTTCGATATATTTGATCTGGATATATTTGATATAATTGGAGGCGGCTTATAAGTTTCATTATATTTTATTTCCTTTTGGGGGAGAAGATTTGGAGAAATTTAAAAGGATGTTTTCAGGCAAATCCAAGGCCAAAAAAGCACTGCTGACCCTGATTATATACAGGGGCGCAAAGATCTTGGCTCTTTATTTGATTTTTTGGGATCGTCCAATAATATGGATGCCAACAGTTATTACGACAAGTATACTGTTATTTTTCAATATACGATCCGAAAAAAGACAGCTGCTAAAAGAAGATAAAGAAAATCAAAATAAAAAGGACCATTAACTAAATGCAAAAAAACTAAAAAGAAAAAGTCGTTAGATTGTTTTTGATTTGATATTAAAGTTATATTTTTAAATTGACAGAGAATTATTCAAAACAAGAAGCTCTTTTGAAAATGCTTTTTTGCCAAATATAACTTCATCAAGATTAGCTGTGGTAATCTTGCCGTTATTTTTTACGATGGCCACTCCTGCTGTATTATTTACTAATTGGTCTACTGCTTTTGCCCCCATACAACTGCCTAAGATTCTATCTCTTGCAGTTGGTGAGCCTCCCCTCTGAACATGCCCAAGAACCGAAACCCTGTTTTCAAGCCCTGCTTTTTCTTTAATTGTATTGCTTAGCTTAGATGCCGGGCCGACACCTTCTGCTGCTACTATTATGCTGTGCTTTTTGCCTCTATTGATTCCTTTGAGTATTTTGTTTATGACGACATCAATATCATATTCCTGCTCAGGGATCAATATTGATTCAGCCCCTCCTGCAGTTCCTGCCCATAGGGCAATATTTCCGCTGTCTCTACCCATAACTTCTATAATAAAAATCCTTTCATGAGAAGTGGCGGTGTCTCTAATCTTGTCGATCGTTTCAATAACTGTATTAACAGCGGTATCAAAACCAA
The Natranaerofaba carboxydovora genome window above contains:
- the alr gene encoding alanine racemase; translated protein: MQKEVIVEKNQGHMFWIEVHIGHLLHNINILQKHLGPTINMLPVVKADAYGHGAVAISKELQKNSSVIGLAVSSVAEGIELRCSGINIPIFILEYISPGQEESIVDCDLVPLLTNLSMAEKLGLLGKEKQKKVQVQVRVAVEAGNIGVSIDELPNLLLQIKGMEWLELKGFFTHLYAAYSKNDVMVAKQLSVFKKAVKMANDYNITFPLTHAASSPAILKYPDSYFNTVRPGTIMYGLPSFEDQEDTGLRPVMQLKSKITNIITLPAGGVIAGYVKQPYCSSTMRLATVPLGYRDAPFLLNMQGGEVLVKGERTKIVGSPFMTHLLVDVTRICEANLGDEVVFFGEQVEDTIKAEDIANKAGIGATHCESICFLSSRIPRSFIL
- a CDS encoding cyclic 2,3-diphosphoglycerate synthase: MKKRVLIMGAAGRDFHNFNVYFRDNEEYEVVAMTATQIPNIDGRKYPPELSGKLYPDGIEIFAEEELTEIISEKKVDEVVFAYSDVPYEHVMNKAAEVNAAGADFKLMGPKTTMLKSNKPVISICAARTGIGKSQTTRRVCDILRNKGKKVAVIRHPMPYGDLVKQACQRFSDYNSLDEHECTIEEREEYEPHIDKGIIVYAGVDYQKILKEAEKEADIIIWDGGNNDMPFYQPDLHIVLVDPHRPGHELKYYPGEANLRMADVALVNKIDTATNEGINKVRENIEKINPEATVVEGASPIFVDDIDMIKNKKVLVVEDGPTLTHGEMEYGAGTIAAKKFSAKEIVNPRDYATGSIKDTFEEYTHIGNLLPAMGYGQEQMKDLEDTINKVDCDTVVIGTPIDLRRVADIKKPAVRIRYELQEIGVPTLDDILKDF
- the pfkA gene encoding 6-phosphofructokinase encodes the protein MEKIGVLTSGGDAPGMNAAIRAAVRRCIYLNKKAVGIYYGFKGLIENNFKELKIGDVGDVLQRGGTVLSTARCDKFKSEEGQKTALYNLNEANIDGLIVIGGDGSFRGAKKLGELGFPVVGVPGTIDNDIPNTELTIGFDTAVNTVIETIDKIRDTATSHERIFIIEVMGRDSGNIALWAGTAGGAESILIPEQEYDIDVVINKILKGINRGKKHSIIVAAEGVGPASKLSNTIKEKAGLENRVSVLGHVQRGGSPTARDRILGSCMGAKAVDQLVNNTAGVAIVKNNGKITTANLDEVIFGKKAFSKELLVLNNSLSI